A genome region from Candidatus Methylomirabilota bacterium includes the following:
- a CDS encoding GNAT family N-acetyltransferase — MLHECRPAELSITSDPSRLDLDLIHGFLSRSSYWAAGIPRELVARALRHSTCFGAFDGNEQVGFARVISDHATFAYVCDVFVLESHRGRGVGKQLMAAIKSHPDLQGLRRWVLFTRDAHELYRQFGFSEARHPERLMEIQSGPYAAAASGKEGAPKA, encoded by the coding sequence ATGCTCCACGAATGCCGCCCCGCCGAGCTGTCGATCACCAGCGACCCGTCGCGGCTCGACCTCGACCTGATTCATGGTTTCCTCTCACGGTCCTCTTACTGGGCCGCGGGGATTCCGCGCGAGCTGGTGGCCCGCGCCCTCCGCCATTCCACCTGCTTCGGCGCCTTCGACGGGAACGAGCAGGTGGGCTTTGCCCGCGTGATCTCGGACCACGCCACCTTCGCCTATGTCTGCGACGTCTTCGTGCTCGAATCCCATCGGGGACGCGGCGTGGGCAAGCAGCTCATGGCGGCCATCAAGTCGCATCCCGACCTCCAGGGCCTCCGGCGCTGGGTCCTCTTCACGCGGGACGCCCATGAGCTCTACCGCCAGTTCGGCTTCAGCGAAGCGCGCCATCCCGAGCGGCTGATGGAGATCCAGAGCGGCCCATACGCGGCGGCGGCATCCGGAAAAGAGGGAGCGCCCAAGGCATGA
- a CDS encoding DUF1330 domain-containing protein, giving the protein MAAYVITFLEVTDPEAFEAYRKVAGPTFAPFGGKPVVVDGRFEVLEGMVCPKSIVVIEFETLEQAKRWYASPEYARSIPMRQQSANTSLILVDGVPASSPVSPVR; this is encoded by the coding sequence ATGGCCGCCTATGTGATCACTTTCCTGGAGGTCACCGATCCGGAGGCCTTCGAGGCGTATCGCAAAGTGGCGGGGCCGACCTTTGCGCCGTTCGGGGGGAAGCCAGTGGTCGTGGACGGACGCTTTGAGGTTCTCGAGGGCATGGTGTGTCCGAAGTCCATCGTGGTCATCGAGTTCGAGACCCTGGAGCAGGCCAAGCGGTGGTACGCCTCGCCCGAGTACGCGCGGAGCATACCCATGCGCCAGCAGTCGGCCAATACGAGCCTCATCCTCGTCGACGGGGTTCCGGCCTCGTCGCCCGTATCCCCCGTGCGATGA
- a CDS encoding 3-oxoacyl-[acyl-carrier-protein] synthase III C-terminal domain-containing protein → MKPFVINRYGRIVFPFNFFPELDFSTFQTLEQFAAVIKRDFEEKAPTEADIAARVESHGYKGRFDLLRDLALHLFWVNRYAMTMYEKRPTRWRDVARHRDDLFLPVFAVRDGDEMTAAIDSAYRALPATWDEGTEDKICRVLLDLFRHKKGAGAELPAIKPTVGELLARPKSLTYHLLAHDPDYPGYGHDDIIEFAHAVPELEALMRQAMVLHNQYRWDRAKTRLTEVGQLHDDDFVVVFHPRNDEVMHFIRRVNGVHRVRPRRPAPAPSCRPLRPYAPVDVRARFTVMPRIEAVAVYKGERACTNDDLVRNAAYCWSSMTVEEIRHKTGIEQRLYTELDLDQMALLAAQRALEKSGRRAEEIGAVLFCSCTSVKMMPSLATWLSGQLGMFQTHASCDIVAACAGLPYGLSEAVRLLQEVERPVLIVCGEKFSDKIGTVRTSRMIFGDRAAAMVVGPAPAGAAPDVEMLQTYASGPMSEVDSIIWPNPDFDNNITVYGPEVRALVKRYLGQMLDELRDLPHPDGAPGASLLDAIDLIVPHQANKTMVVNIAREAGVAAERLYFNIERVGNTSSASIPIALHDAVREGVIDRPMRVFAPGFGAGAVGGYAVLRVDPAVVA, encoded by the coding sequence ATGAAGCCATTCGTGATCAACCGCTACGGCCGTATCGTCTTCCCCTTCAACTTCTTTCCGGAGCTGGACTTCTCCACCTTCCAGACCCTCGAGCAGTTCGCCGCCGTCATCAAGCGTGACTTCGAGGAGAAGGCGCCCACGGAGGCGGACATCGCCGCCCGCGTGGAGTCGCACGGCTACAAGGGGCGCTTCGATCTCCTGCGCGATCTCGCCTTGCACCTCTTCTGGGTCAACCGCTACGCCATGACCATGTACGAGAAGCGCCCCACGCGCTGGCGCGACGTCGCCCGCCACCGAGACGATCTCTTCTTGCCCGTGTTCGCGGTCCGCGACGGTGACGAGATGACGGCGGCCATCGACAGCGCCTACCGGGCCCTGCCCGCGACATGGGACGAGGGAACGGAGGACAAGATCTGCCGTGTCCTCCTCGATCTCTTCCGCCACAAGAAGGGCGCGGGGGCCGAGCTGCCCGCCATCAAGCCGACGGTGGGCGAGCTCCTCGCGCGCCCCAAGAGCCTGACCTACCATCTGCTCGCCCACGATCCGGACTATCCGGGCTATGGCCACGACGACATCATCGAGTTCGCCCATGCCGTGCCGGAGCTCGAGGCGCTCATGCGGCAGGCCATGGTCCTCCACAACCAGTACCGGTGGGACCGCGCCAAGACTCGGCTCACCGAGGTAGGACAGCTCCACGACGACGATTTCGTGGTGGTGTTCCACCCGCGCAATGACGAGGTGATGCACTTCATCCGCCGCGTCAACGGCGTCCATCGGGTGCGCCCGCGGCGGCCCGCGCCCGCCCCGTCGTGCCGACCCCTCCGACCCTACGCTCCCGTGGATGTCCGGGCGCGCTTTACCGTCATGCCTCGGATCGAAGCCGTGGCCGTCTACAAGGGTGAGCGCGCGTGCACGAATGACGATCTGGTCCGCAATGCCGCCTATTGCTGGTCGTCCATGACCGTCGAGGAGATCCGGCACAAGACGGGCATCGAGCAGCGGCTCTACACGGAGCTCGACCTGGACCAGATGGCGCTCCTGGCCGCCCAGCGGGCCCTCGAGAAATCTGGACGGCGGGCCGAGGAGATCGGCGCCGTGCTGTTCTGCTCGTGCACCAGCGTCAAGATGATGCCGTCGCTGGCTACCTGGCTGTCCGGCCAGCTCGGCATGTTCCAGACCCACGCCTCGTGCGACATCGTGGCCGCGTGCGCCGGGCTGCCCTACGGGCTCAGCGAGGCCGTGCGGCTCCTGCAGGAAGTGGAGCGGCCCGTTCTGATCGTGTGCGGGGAGAAGTTCTCGGACAAGATCGGAACGGTGAGGACCTCCCGGATGATCTTCGGCGACAGGGCCGCCGCCATGGTGGTGGGGCCGGCGCCGGCGGGGGCCGCGCCCGATGTCGAGATGCTGCAGACGTATGCGAGCGGCCCCATGTCGGAAGTGGACTCGATCATCTGGCCCAACCCGGACTTCGACAACAACATCACCGTGTACGGGCCCGAGGTGCGGGCCCTCGTCAAGCGCTACCTGGGCCAGATGCTGGACGAGCTCCGCGACCTTCCGCATCCGGACGGCGCGCCCGGCGCCTCGCTCCTCGACGCCATCGACCTGATCGTTCCCCACCAGGCCAACAAGACCATGGTGGTCAATATCGCCAGGGAGGCCGGGGTGGCCGCCGAGCGCCTCTACTTCAATATCGAGCGCGTCGGGAATACCTCGTCGGCCAGCATTCCCATCGCCCTGCACGATGCCGTACGTGAGGGCGTGATCGACCGACCCATGCGAGTCTTCGCCCCGGGCTTCGGTGCGGGCGCGGTGGGCGGCTACGCGGTGCTGCGCGTCGATCCCGCGGTGGTGGCATGA
- the msrB gene encoding peptide-methionine (R)-S-oxide reductase MsrB, with amino-acid sequence MATSETFEITKTEPEWRRLLTPEQFRVLRQHGTERAWSSSLDKEYGRGSFVCGGCELPLFASDTKFDSGTGWPSFWAPIEGAVRTSTDRKLFMVRTEVHCRRCGGHLGHVFDDGPKPTGLRYCMNGVALKFLGA; translated from the coding sequence ATGGCGACGTCAGAGACCTTCGAGATCACCAAGACCGAGCCCGAGTGGCGCCGACTTCTGACGCCCGAGCAGTTCCGGGTGCTGCGCCAGCACGGGACGGAGCGTGCCTGGTCGAGCTCGCTCGACAAGGAGTACGGGCGGGGCTCGTTTGTCTGTGGCGGCTGTGAGCTGCCCCTTTTCGCGTCGGACACGAAGTTCGACAGCGGCACGGGCTGGCCGAGCTTCTGGGCCCCCATCGAGGGGGCGGTTCGGACCTCGACCGACCGCAAGCTCTTCATGGTCCGCACGGAAGTGCATTGCCGCCGGTGCGGGGGGCACCTGGGTCACGTCTTCGACGATGGTCCCAAGCCGACGGGCTTGCGGTACTGCATGAACGGGGTGGCCTTGAAGTTCCTGGGCGCCTGA
- a CDS encoding DUF4019 domain-containing protein encodes MKYVRTALVALLLGAFPASAAESDAVPKAQASAKAWLALTDSGKYAESWNGASTLFKTAITKADWEKTVRAARSPLGTLKSRTLKSATFARTLPGAPDGEYVVIQYETAFENKAAAVETITPMLDKDGSWRVSGYYIK; translated from the coding sequence GTGAAATACGTCCGCACCGCACTTGTCGCCCTCCTCCTCGGCGCCTTCCCCGCCTCTGCTGCCGAATCCGATGCCGTCCCCAAGGCGCAAGCCTCGGCCAAGGCATGGCTGGCCCTGACGGACAGCGGGAAGTACGCCGAAAGCTGGAATGGCGCATCCACCCTCTTCAAGACGGCGATCACGAAGGCGGATTGGGAGAAGACGGTTCGCGCCGCGCGCTCACCGCTGGGCACCTTGAAGTCGCGCACCCTCAAGTCCGCCACCTTCGCCCGCACCCTGCCCGGCGCGCCCGACGGCGAATACGTGGTCATCCAGTACGAGACGGCCTTCGAGAACAAGGCCGCCGCCGTCGAGACCATCACGCCCATGCTCGACAAAGACGGCTCGTGGAGGGTCTCGGGCTACTACATCAAGTAG
- the dctP gene encoding TRAP transporter substrate-binding protein DctP: MKKTTTCLSLALVLLALAAGGGALAPSPAGAQAKPIVWNLPTVAAPTYYHTVNYNAWAAKVKEKSQGRLEIRVHPASSLYPGPELIPAVLDGRTEIGTVLASYLTDVLLETGPLELPFMTSGIEEHKKAAMQLRPFYTEMLARKGLKLLSIHAWPSQQIFSSVPIRTVADWKGKKIRVYGADSANAARLLGAAPVNIAFGEVYSALEKRTVDGAMTSATNAEPMKFFEVAKYLDYWYLAGAAQEWLVANQKAWDALPKDLQQVVLDSMKEVNLEEKEWQDAMAADEKVRKRLPELGMTVIDPSKEEMEKARKIAKGAWDIWLQRTGAEGKRGLELTLKALGR; this comes from the coding sequence ATGAAGAAGACGACGACCTGTCTCAGTCTTGCTCTGGTCCTGCTTGCCCTCGCCGCCGGCGGCGGAGCGCTCGCGCCTTCGCCCGCGGGGGCTCAGGCCAAGCCCATCGTGTGGAACCTGCCCACGGTGGCGGCCCCGACCTACTACCACACCGTCAACTACAACGCCTGGGCGGCTAAGGTGAAGGAGAAGTCGCAGGGTCGGCTGGAGATCCGCGTGCATCCCGCCTCCTCGCTCTACCCCGGCCCGGAGCTGATCCCCGCCGTCCTCGACGGGCGGACCGAGATCGGGACCGTGCTCGCCTCGTACCTGACCGATGTGCTCCTCGAGACGGGTCCCCTGGAGCTGCCCTTCATGACGAGCGGCATCGAGGAGCACAAGAAGGCGGCGATGCAGCTCCGCCCGTTCTACACGGAGATGCTGGCGAGAAAGGGTCTCAAGCTCCTCTCCATCCACGCGTGGCCGTCGCAGCAGATCTTCTCGAGCGTGCCCATTCGCACGGTGGCGGACTGGAAGGGCAAGAAGATCCGCGTCTACGGCGCCGACTCCGCCAACGCCGCGCGCCTGCTGGGGGCGGCCCCCGTCAACATCGCCTTCGGCGAGGTGTACTCCGCCCTCGAGAAGAGGACGGTGGACGGGGCCATGACCTCGGCCACCAACGCCGAGCCCATGAAGTTCTTCGAGGTGGCGAAGTATCTGGACTACTGGTATCTGGCGGGGGCTGCTCAGGAATGGCTGGTGGCCAATCAGAAGGCGTGGGACGCCCTGCCCAAGGATCTGCAACAGGTCGTGCTGGACTCGATGAAGGAGGTCAATCTCGAGGAGAAGGAATGGCAGGACGCCATGGCCGCCGACGAGAAGGTCCGCAAGCGTTTGCCCGAGCTGGGCATGACCGTCATCGACCCGTCCAAGGAAGAGATGGAGAAGGCGCGGAAGATCGCCAAGGGCGCCTGGGACATCTGGCTCCAGCGCACGGGCGCCGAAGGTAAGCGCGGACTCGAGCTCACCCTCAAGGCCCTCGGACGGTAG
- a CDS encoding DinB family protein: MSTEYIRTLYQYSAWANGRILDTAARLAPGQLTEGAGASYGSVRDTLVHTMSAQWIWLQRWKGVSPRAPLRADDFPDLLAIRTHWAALERETRDFVEGLGEAQLARVISYTNTVGQEWAYPLWQMLIHQVNHATQHRSEAALLLTQMGHSPGDLDLLVYMDAVNARKDTPAPRSG, from the coding sequence GTGAGCACCGAGTACATTCGCACGCTCTACCAGTACAGCGCGTGGGCGAACGGGCGCATCCTGGACACCGCGGCCCGCCTCGCCCCTGGCCAGCTCACCGAAGGCGCCGGCGCGAGCTATGGCTCCGTGCGCGACACCCTCGTGCACACCATGAGTGCCCAGTGGATCTGGCTCCAGCGCTGGAAAGGCGTCTCCCCGCGCGCCCCGCTCCGCGCCGACGACTTTCCCGATCTGCTCGCCATACGGACGCACTGGGCCGCCCTCGAGCGAGAGACGCGCGACTTCGTGGAGGGATTGGGTGAAGCGCAGCTCGCCCGGGTGATCAGCTACACGAATACCGTGGGCCAGGAATGGGCCTATCCCCTCTGGCAGATGCTGATCCATCAGGTCAATCACGCGACCCAGCACCGCAGCGAGGCGGCCCTGCTCCTCACGCAGATGGGCCACTCTCCCGGCGACCTCGATCTGCTCGTGTACATGGACGCCGTGAACGCGCGGAAGGACACGCCGGCGCCGCGAAGCGGCTGA
- a CDS encoding ABC transporter substrate-binding protein: MGALIAIVGLALVALLGSAGAAAAQGPVRIGFISPLSGAIAQAGKDMYSGCELYWEETGWQLAGRKLEVILEDNEGVPATAVTKARKLVESDRVHMLAGVILSNVAYALVPYIEAQGIPTIYPINSADDLTQRKRPKWLIRTGFSAGGNMHPFGEYAARVLGYKKIAIVSLDYAFGWEIAGGFHKTFEDNGGQIIQKVWIPLNVQDYAPYLAQIRKDADAVFVLALGRWTLLFAKQWATSGLKERLPLIAGGTYSDEHVLPELGDESIGVISAHHYSAALDTPANRRFRAAFERKNNRLPSFYSENCYTGARVVAEAAKAVNGRLEDRAAFMAALRAVEIGDAPRGPIKMDPYGNPTQNIYIRKVERVGGKLQNTVIYTYPAVSQFWKYGPEEFLKQPVYSRDFPPCRHC; this comes from the coding sequence ATGGGCGCCCTGATCGCAATTGTCGGGCTCGCCCTCGTGGCCTTGCTCGGCTCCGCGGGGGCCGCGGCCGCCCAGGGCCCCGTGCGGATCGGCTTCATCTCTCCGCTCTCGGGCGCCATCGCGCAGGCCGGGAAAGATATGTACAGCGGCTGCGAGCTCTACTGGGAGGAGACGGGCTGGCAGCTCGCCGGCCGCAAGCTCGAGGTCATCCTGGAAGACAACGAGGGCGTGCCGGCCACCGCGGTGACCAAGGCCCGCAAGCTGGTCGAGTCGGATCGGGTCCACATGCTGGCGGGCGTGATCCTCTCCAACGTCGCCTACGCGCTCGTGCCCTACATCGAGGCCCAGGGTATCCCGACCATCTACCCGATCAACTCCGCCGACGACCTGACCCAGCGCAAGCGCCCCAAGTGGCTGATCCGCACCGGCTTCTCGGCGGGGGGCAACATGCATCCCTTCGGGGAGTACGCGGCCCGGGTGCTCGGCTACAAGAAGATCGCCATCGTGTCGCTCGACTACGCCTTCGGCTGGGAGATCGCGGGCGGCTTCCACAAGACCTTCGAGGACAATGGCGGCCAGATCATCCAGAAGGTGTGGATCCCCCTCAACGTGCAGGACTACGCGCCCTACCTCGCCCAGATCCGGAAGGACGCGGATGCCGTGTTCGTGCTCGCCCTCGGGCGGTGGACCCTGCTCTTCGCCAAGCAGTGGGCGACGAGCGGGCTCAAGGAACGACTCCCCCTCATCGCGGGAGGGACCTACTCGGATGAGCATGTGCTGCCCGAGCTGGGCGACGAGTCCATCGGGGTGATCAGCGCGCACCACTACTCAGCCGCCCTCGACACCCCGGCCAACCGGCGTTTCCGCGCCGCCTTCGAGAGGAAGAACAACCGCCTGCCCTCGTTCTACTCGGAGAACTGCTATACGGGGGCGCGGGTGGTGGCCGAGGCGGCCAAGGCCGTGAACGGGCGCCTCGAAGATCGCGCGGCGTTCATGGCCGCCCTCCGCGCCGTCGAGATCGGGGATGCGCCACGGGGGCCGATCAAGATGGATCCCTACGGCAATCCCACCCAGAACATCTACATCCGGAAGGTCGAGCGGGTGGGCGGCAAACTGCAGAACACCGTCATCTACACGTACCCGGCCGTGAGCCAGTTCTGGAAGTACGGCCCCGAGGAATTCCTGAAGCAGCCCGTCTACTCGCGCGATTTCCCTCCGTGCCGCCATTGCTGA
- a CDS encoding acetylornithine transaminase, with product MNNDLREIMKVADRPTLVMVEGKGSWLWDRDGKKYLDFVQGWAVNCLGHSPAVILDAINDQARRLINCSPAYYNEPMAKLATLLAESTGLDEVFLCNSGAEANEGAIKLARKWGSRHRGGAFEIVTMEHGFHGRTLATMAASGKPGWDTLFQPKVPGFPKVPLGDLEAVRKAVTPETVAVMLEPIQGEAGVFVAADDWLRDLRKLTRDLGILLILDEIQTGIGRTGRMYGYEHAGIEPDIVTLGKGLGGGTPIAALVASAGASVFEYGDQGGTFNGNALMAAVGCAVVTAVGAPGFLDSVVTSGRYLTEGLGALSAELGHGEVRGRGLLVALQLQGRDAAKIARAALDRGLLINAPRPDTLRFMPSLTVSREEIDEMLERLRGSLEAAT from the coding sequence ATGAACAATGACCTGCGAGAGATCATGAAGGTCGCCGATCGTCCCACCCTCGTCATGGTCGAGGGCAAGGGATCGTGGCTCTGGGACCGCGACGGCAAGAAGTACCTCGATTTCGTGCAGGGCTGGGCCGTGAACTGTCTCGGCCATTCCCCCGCTGTCATCCTCGACGCCATCAACGATCAGGCCCGACGCCTGATCAACTGCAGCCCCGCGTACTACAACGAGCCCATGGCGAAGCTGGCCACGCTCCTGGCCGAGAGCACCGGTCTCGACGAGGTCTTCCTCTGCAACAGCGGCGCGGAGGCCAACGAGGGCGCGATCAAGCTGGCCCGGAAGTGGGGAAGCCGGCATCGGGGCGGCGCCTTCGAGATCGTCACCATGGAGCACGGGTTCCATGGGCGGACGCTGGCGACCATGGCCGCGTCCGGGAAGCCGGGCTGGGATACCTTGTTCCAACCCAAAGTGCCCGGCTTCCCGAAAGTGCCTCTGGGCGATCTCGAGGCGGTGCGCAAGGCCGTCACGCCCGAGACGGTGGCCGTCATGCTCGAGCCCATCCAGGGCGAAGCCGGAGTCTTCGTGGCCGCCGACGACTGGCTGCGCGATCTGCGGAAGCTGACGAGAGATCTGGGCATCCTCTTGATCCTCGACGAGATCCAGACGGGGATCGGGCGGACGGGGCGCATGTACGGCTACGAGCACGCCGGCATCGAGCCTGACATCGTGACCCTCGGCAAGGGCCTCGGGGGCGGCACCCCCATCGCCGCGCTCGTCGCGTCCGCGGGCGCCAGCGTCTTCGAGTATGGCGACCAGGGCGGCACCTTCAACGGCAACGCGCTCATGGCCGCGGTCGGGTGCGCCGTCGTGACGGCCGTGGGGGCCCCGGGCTTCCTGGATTCGGTCGTCACGAGCGGTCGCTATCTCACCGAGGGGCTGGGCGCGCTCTCCGCGGAGCTCGGCCATGGCGAGGTCCGGGGCCGCGGGCTCCTCGTGGCCCTCCAGCTGCAGGGGCGCGATGCCGCGAAGATCGCTCGAGCCGCCCTCGATCGTGGGCTGCTCATCAACGCCCCGCGCCCCGACACCCTACGCTTCATGCCGTCGCTGACCGTGTCGCGCGAGGAGATCGACGAGATGCTGGAGCGGCTCCGGGGGAGCCTCGAGGCGGCTACTTGA
- a CDS encoding aldo/keto reductase — MIEQRPFGRTGHRSTVTLFGAAALSQASQADADRVLEVLLRYGVNHIDTAARYGDSELRIGPWMARHRKDFFLATKTGSRSAAEARADIHRSLDRLRVDHVDMIQLHSLGHPDDWDQAMGPGGALEAAVEAREQGLVRFIGVTGHGWTIAAMHRRSLARFDFDSVLLPFNFFLAQNERYRRSFDEVVTMCRERNVAVQIIKSIARGPWATTDRTHTTWYQPLEAQPDIDRAIHWILGLPDIFVNTAGDLALLPKILDAAIRFERPTPETDMAAMLGSTKMTSLFGLPA; from the coding sequence ATGATCGAGCAAAGACCATTCGGACGGACCGGCCACCGGAGCACGGTGACGCTCTTCGGCGCGGCGGCGCTGTCGCAGGCCAGCCAGGCGGATGCGGACCGCGTCCTCGAGGTACTGCTCCGTTACGGCGTCAATCACATCGACACGGCCGCCCGGTACGGAGACTCCGAGCTCCGCATCGGCCCCTGGATGGCACGTCACCGGAAGGACTTCTTCCTCGCCACCAAGACGGGCTCGCGCAGCGCGGCCGAGGCCCGCGCGGACATCCACCGGTCGCTCGACCGGCTGCGCGTCGATCACGTCGACATGATCCAGCTCCACTCCCTGGGGCATCCGGACGACTGGGATCAGGCCATGGGACCGGGCGGCGCCCTGGAGGCGGCGGTGGAGGCGCGCGAGCAGGGGCTCGTCCGCTTCATCGGCGTCACCGGGCACGGCTGGACCATCGCCGCCATGCATCGGCGAAGCCTGGCGCGCTTCGACTTCGATTCCGTGCTCTTGCCCTTCAACTTCTTCCTGGCCCAGAACGAGCGTTACCGGCGGAGCTTCGACGAGGTGGTGACGATGTGTCGCGAGCGGAACGTGGCCGTCCAGATCATCAAGTCGATCGCGCGCGGCCCGTGGGCGACCACGGACCGCACGCACACGACCTGGTATCAGCCGCTCGAGGCGCAGCCGGACATCGACCGGGCCATTCACTGGATCCTCGGGCTTCCGGACATCTTCGTCAACACCGCCGGCGATCTCGCGCTCCTCCCGAAAATCCTCGACGCGGCGATCCGCTTCGAGCGTCCCACGCCGGAGACGGACATGGCAGCCATGCTCGGCTCGACCAAGATGACCTCGCTATTCGGGCTCCCCGCGTGA